A window of Cyprinus carpio isolate SPL01 unplaced genomic scaffold, ASM1834038v1 S000006481, whole genome shotgun sequence contains these coding sequences:
- the LOC109106271 gene encoding zinc finger protein 501-like, whose protein sequence is MRDPDPCRIKLTEDTEELTESIEEKENEDLSEVEENDHVKTGEKPLSCSQSKQKDLKKRRAKKYFTCTQCGKSFTSKHRLNVHMRVHTGDKPFTCDQCGKSFTQSSRLKDHMNIHTREKLYSCDQCDKTFLWDSYLKRHLRVHSKEKPHSCHLCGKSFSYLQSLKVHQKIHTGVREYMCFECEKTFTSANCLKLHERIHSGEKPYKCSHCDQRFSRSGNLKRHERIHTGEKPFTCVQCGKSFTQSSSLKYNMNIHTGEKQYTCDKCSKTFLRPSYLTKHLRVHSKKKPHSCYLCGKSFSRLHRLKEHQKIHTPVREYMCFVCEKTFTSAKYLKQHERIHSGEKPYKCSHCDKRFSQSGNLKTHERIHSGEKPYHCSACGKHFNQSSNLHSHTKKIHSRSSPDQHFQV, encoded by the exons atgagagatccagacccctgcagaatcaaactcactgaagatactgaggaactaACAG AGTCGATTGAAGAAAAAGAGAATGAAGATTTGAGTGAAGTTGAAGAGAACGATCATGTCAAAACTGGAGAGAAACCTCTTAGCTGCTCTCAAAgcaaacagaaagatttaaagaaaagaagagccaagaaatatttcacctgcactcagtgtggaaagagttttacaagCAAACATAGACTTAatgttcacatgagagttcatactggagataaaccgttcacatgtgatcaatgtgggaagagtttcacacaatcatCAAGGCTTAAGgatcacatgaacatccacacgaGAGAGAAGCTGTACTCATGTGATCAATGcgacaaaacatttttgtgggaTTCATACCTGAAGAGACACCTGAGAGTTCAttcaaaggagaaaccacattcatgtcatttgtgtggaaagagtttttcataTCTACAAAGTTTGAAAGTTCATCAGAAAatacacactggtgtgagagaatacatgtgctttgagtgtgagaagacttttacttcagcaaactgtttaaaactgcatgagaggattcactctggagagaaaccttacaagtgttcacactgtgaccagagattcagtcggtcaggaaatctgaaaagacatgagaggatccacactggagaaaaaccgtTCACTTGTgttcagtgtgggaagagtttcacacaatcatCAAGCCTTAAGTATAACATGaacattcacactggagagaagcagTACACATGTGATAAGTGCTCCAAAACATTTTTGAGGCCATCATACCTGACAAAACACCTGAGAGTTCATTCAAAgaagaaaccacattcatgttatttgtgtggaaagagtttttcacgtcTACACCGTTTGAAAGAACATCAGAAAATACACACTcctgtgagagagtacatgtgctttgtgtgtgaaaagacttttacttcAGCTAAATATTTGAAACAGCATGAGAGAATCCactctggagagaaaccttacaagtgttcacactgtgacaagagattcagtcagtcaggaaatctgaaaacacatgagaggattcactctggagagaaaccgtatcatTGCTCTGCATGTGGGAAACATTTCAATCAATCATCTAATCTACACAGTCATACAAAAAAGATTCACAGTAGATCATCTCCAGATCAGCACTTTCAGGTCTGA